A stretch of the Mesorhizobium huakuii genome encodes the following:
- a CDS encoding dihydroxyacetone kinase subunit DhaK: MKHFFNRRETIVTEALDGLLRTIGSGDLARLDGYPEIKVVLRADWDKSKVSVVSGGGAGHEPSHAGFVGKGMLTAAVSGEIFASPSVEAVLAAIRAVTGPAGCLLIVKNYTGDRLNFGLAAEKARAEGFRVEMVIVADDIALPDIAQPRGVAGTLFVHKISGHLSEAGHDLADIAAAARAAAKDIVSLGMSLSSCSIPGQPHEERFGENDGELGLGIHGEPGVERIAVQSADRLVAIMAERLAARLDPKASHALLINNLGSVPPLEMSLIANAVLASPLAGTVRLAIGPGPLMTALNMNGFSLSLMRLDAAREAALLAPVGPHAWMPAKPVAAPVIVPMAKAAGQSAAHKASQDAGTRRLIVTVCEKLISLEASLNGLDAKAGDGDTGSTVATGARSILERLDTLPLASPAATLGAIGDILSTSMGGSSGVLLSIFFTAAAQALGGGASLSKALLAGLERMTFYGGAKPGDRTMVDALEPALKALDANGLEEAATAARHGAEATAAMEKAKAGRSAYVGTKLQGVVDPGAHAVAEVFAAAATLLVSA; the protein is encoded by the coding sequence ATGAAGCACTTTTTCAACCGCAGGGAAACGATCGTCACCGAGGCTCTGGACGGCCTGTTGCGCACCATCGGCTCGGGCGATCTCGCGCGCCTCGACGGCTATCCCGAGATCAAGGTCGTGCTGCGCGCCGACTGGGACAAGTCGAAGGTCAGCGTCGTTTCCGGCGGTGGCGCCGGGCATGAGCCTTCGCATGCGGGCTTTGTCGGCAAGGGCATGCTGACGGCGGCGGTCTCCGGCGAAATCTTCGCCTCGCCAAGCGTCGAAGCGGTGCTGGCGGCCATCCGCGCGGTCACCGGCCCGGCCGGCTGCCTGCTGATCGTCAAGAATTATACGGGCGACCGGCTCAATTTCGGCTTGGCGGCCGAGAAGGCCCGCGCCGAGGGGTTTCGCGTCGAGATGGTCATCGTCGCCGACGATATCGCGCTGCCCGACATTGCCCAGCCGCGCGGCGTTGCCGGCACCCTGTTCGTGCACAAGATATCGGGCCATCTGTCGGAGGCGGGCCACGACCTGGCTGATATCGCGGCGGCGGCGCGGGCGGCGGCGAAGGATATTGTTTCGCTCGGCATGTCGCTGTCGTCGTGTTCCATCCCCGGCCAGCCGCATGAGGAGAGGTTCGGTGAAAATGATGGCGAGCTTGGCCTCGGCATCCATGGCGAGCCCGGCGTCGAACGCATCGCTGTGCAGAGCGCCGACCGCCTGGTGGCGATCATGGCGGAGCGCCTGGCGGCGCGGCTTGACCCGAAGGCCAGCCACGCCTTGCTGATCAACAACCTCGGTTCGGTGCCGCCGCTCGAAATGTCATTGATTGCCAATGCGGTGCTCGCCTCGCCGCTGGCCGGGACCGTCAGGCTGGCGATCGGCCCCGGGCCGCTGATGACGGCGCTCAACATGAACGGCTTCTCGCTGTCGCTGATGCGGCTCGACGCGGCGCGCGAGGCAGCCCTGCTGGCGCCGGTCGGCCCGCATGCCTGGATGCCGGCCAAGCCGGTCGCGGCACCTGTCATCGTGCCGATGGCGAAAGCAGCCGGACAAAGTGCTGCGCACAAGGCCAGCCAGGATGCCGGCACCAGGCGCCTGATCGTCACGGTCTGCGAAAAACTGATTTCACTTGAAGCTTCCTTGAACGGGCTGGACGCCAAGGCGGGCGACGGCGACACCGGCTCGACAGTGGCGACCGGCGCGCGCAGCATCCTCGAGCGGCTCGATACGCTGCCACTGGCCAGCCCGGCGGCCACCCTTGGCGCGATAGGCGACATATTGAGCACGTCGATGGGCGGCTCAAGCGGCGTGCTGCTGTCGATCTTCTTCACTGCGGCGGCACAGGCCCTCGGCGGCGGGGCCAGCTTGTCCAAGGCACTGCTTGCCGGGCTTGAGCGGATGACTTTCTACGGCGGCGCCAAACCAGGTGATCGCACCATGGTCGATGCGCTGGAGCCCGCGCTGAAAGCGCTCGACGCCAATGGCCTGGAGGAGGCCGCAACAGCCGCCCGGCACGGCGCTGAAGCCACAGCCGCGATGGAGAAGGCGAAGGCCGGACGGTCCGCCTATGTCGGCACCAAATTGCAGGGCGTGGTCGACCCCGGCGCCCATGCGGTGGCCGAGGTGTTCGCGGCCGCCGCCACGCTGCTTGTCTCGGCCTGA
- the dhaM gene encoding dihydroxyacetone kinase phosphoryl donor subunit DhaM, protein MSNVGIVIVSHSPLVAEGTADMVRQMVGNEVPLAWCGGNGHGGLGTSVEAIMGAIDKAWSEAGVAILVDLGGAETNSEMAVEMIGEPRAQKIIVCNAPIVEGAVMAATESSGGASLKEVVATAHELSPS, encoded by the coding sequence ATGAGCAATGTCGGGATCGTGATCGTGTCGCATTCGCCGCTGGTCGCGGAGGGCACGGCCGACATGGTACGCCAGATGGTGGGCAACGAAGTGCCGCTTGCATGGTGCGGCGGAAACGGCCATGGCGGGCTCGGCACCAGTGTCGAGGCGATCATGGGCGCCATCGACAAGGCCTGGTCGGAAGCCGGTGTCGCCATTCTTGTCGATCTTGGCGGCGCCGAGACCAACTCGGAAATGGCGGTGGAGATGATCGGCGAGCCGCGTGCGCAGAAGATCATCGTCTGCAACGCGCCGATCGTCGAGGGCGCGGTGATGGCCGCGACCGAATCCTCCGGCGGCGCCTCGCTGAAGGAAGTGGTGGCGACGGCGCACGAATTGTCGCCGTCGTGA
- a CDS encoding carbohydrate ABC transporter permease — translation MSLTTAHSVVAPSANSKRIAGAIIIAYALISIVPLLWIFATSFKTPPDSIAYPPKIVFQPSIEGYCNLFTTRTRQTPEYINSLGPATGFCDETVRKRNMVIAGPSNFLPRFVNSLIIAFGSTFCAVFLGTLSAYGFSRFKVPLADDLLFFILSTRFMPPIAVAIPIYLMYRELGLSDTALGMILLYTAVNVSLAVWLLKGFIDEIPREYEEAAMIDGYTRLQAFWRTVLPQATTGIAATAIFCLIFAWNEYAFAALLTSGSAQTAPPFIPTIIGEGGQDWPAVAAGTTIFLVPILVFTILLRKQLLRGITFGAVRK, via the coding sequence ATGAGCCTGACCACAGCCCATTCGGTCGTCGCCCCTTCGGCCAATTCGAAGCGCATCGCCGGTGCGATCATCATCGCCTACGCGCTGATCTCGATCGTGCCGCTGCTGTGGATCTTCGCCACCAGCTTCAAGACGCCACCGGATTCGATCGCCTATCCGCCAAAAATCGTGTTCCAGCCGAGCATCGAAGGCTATTGCAATCTGTTCACGACGCGGACACGGCAGACGCCGGAATACATCAACTCGCTGGGGCCGGCGACCGGCTTCTGCGACGAGACCGTGCGCAAGCGCAACATGGTGATCGCCGGTCCGTCCAACTTCCTGCCGCGCTTCGTCAACTCGCTGATCATCGCCTTCGGCTCGACCTTCTGCGCGGTCTTTCTCGGCACGCTGTCGGCCTATGGCTTCTCGCGCTTCAAGGTGCCGCTCGCCGACGACCTTCTGTTCTTCATCCTGTCGACGCGCTTCATGCCGCCGATCGCGGTCGCGATTCCCATCTACCTGATGTACCGCGAGCTTGGCCTGTCGGACACGGCACTTGGCATGATCCTGCTCTACACGGCGGTCAACGTGTCGCTGGCGGTGTGGCTGCTCAAAGGCTTCATCGACGAGATCCCGCGCGAATATGAGGAAGCGGCGATGATCGACGGCTATACCAGGCTGCAGGCCTTCTGGCGCACCGTGCTGCCGCAGGCGACCACCGGCATTGCCGCGACCGCCATCTTCTGCCTGATCTTCGCCTGGAACGAATATGCCTTCGCCGCGCTGCTGACGTCAGGCTCCGCACAGACCGCACCGCCTTTCATCCCGACCATCATCGGCGAAGGCGGCCAGGACTGGCCGGCGGTGGCGGCCGGCACGACGATCTTCCTGGTGCCGATCCTGGTCTTCACCATCCTGCTTCGCAAGCAATTGCTGCGCGGCATCACCTTCGGTGCGGTGCGCAAATGA
- the dhaL gene encoding dihydroxyacetone kinase subunit DhaL: MAPLNLARLIAVAADTIAAHAEELTALDQAIGDGDHGLNMKRGFEAVRAEAGAFAAKPLPDALKAIGTKLVMTVGGASGPLFGTLFMALGKEIAADPDRASLTAAFGKAIEAVAARGKSQVGQKTMLDVLQPVHDALAGGKTTAEIADIADAAAEATVPMKALRGRASFLGDRSIGHMDAGARSTALLVRSVGQAIGESA, from the coding sequence ATGGCGCCGTTGAACCTTGCCAGGCTGATCGCGGTGGCCGCCGATACGATTGCCGCTCACGCCGAGGAATTGACGGCGCTCGACCAGGCGATCGGCGACGGCGACCATGGGTTGAACATGAAGCGCGGCTTCGAGGCCGTGCGGGCCGAGGCCGGCGCGTTCGCCGCCAAACCTTTGCCCGACGCCCTGAAGGCGATCGGCACCAAGCTGGTGATGACGGTGGGCGGCGCTTCCGGCCCGCTCTTCGGCACATTGTTCATGGCGCTCGGCAAGGAGATTGCGGCAGACCCCGATCGCGCCAGCCTGACGGCTGCCTTCGGCAAGGCGATCGAAGCAGTGGCCGCGCGCGGCAAGTCGCAAGTTGGACAAAAGACAATGCTCGATGTGCTGCAGCCGGTGCATGACGCCTTGGCTGGCGGCAAGACGACGGCGGAGATCGCCGATATCGCCGATGCTGCCGCCGAGGCGACCGTGCCGATGAAGGCGCTGCGCGGCCGCGCCTCGTTCCTTGGTGACCGCTCTATCGGCCATATGGATGCCGGCGCGCGCTCGACCGCGCTGCTGGTGCGCTCGGTGGGACAAGCGATCGGGGAAAGCGCATGA
- a CDS encoding ABC transporter ATP-binding protein, with protein sequence MAEIRVQHLRKAFGDFVAVQDSNFVVEDGEFFVMLGPSGCGKTTTLRMIAGLELPTGGEILLGGEDVTMLRARERDIAFVFQLFALYPHMNVRKNIGFPLLAQGMPSAEIRTRVEETAKLLRIDHLLNKSVSGLAGGDRQRVALGRAIVRRPKCFLMDEPLGTLDTEFRDLMVHELRELHNRIHATTVYVTHDQMEAMSMADKIAVMNHGVIEQFGSPREIYDRPATMFVADFIGSPPMNFLGFGGGLAKGAKEIVVQGAKVAVPEVREDIAPSDMALGIRPEHIRFDDASKLRGAIYGTEYLGTTQIVAVETADGIIKARVPAEIRLNAGDHVGLALNSARLSLFDKGSGRAVRTAVHDTASLGRAQHG encoded by the coding sequence ATGGCCGAGATCCGTGTTCAGCACCTGAGAAAGGCCTTCGGCGATTTCGTCGCCGTGCAGGATTCCAACTTCGTCGTCGAGGATGGCGAGTTCTTCGTCATGCTCGGGCCGTCGGGCTGTGGCAAGACGACGACCTTGCGGATGATCGCCGGGCTCGAACTGCCCACCGGCGGCGAGATCCTGCTCGGCGGCGAGGACGTCACCATGCTGCGGGCACGCGAGCGCGACATCGCTTTCGTGTTCCAGCTGTTCGCGCTCTATCCGCACATGAATGTGCGCAAGAACATCGGCTTTCCGCTCTTGGCACAAGGCATGCCGTCGGCCGAAATCCGCACCCGCGTCGAGGAGACGGCGAAACTCCTGCGCATCGACCACCTGCTCAACAAATCCGTCTCGGGCCTTGCCGGCGGCGACCGCCAGCGCGTGGCGCTCGGCCGCGCCATCGTGCGGCGGCCGAAATGTTTTTTGATGGACGAGCCGCTCGGCACCTTGGACACCGAATTCCGTGACCTCATGGTCCATGAACTGCGCGAGCTGCACAACCGCATCCACGCCACCACGGTCTATGTCACGCACGACCAGATGGAAGCTATGTCGATGGCCGACAAGATCGCGGTCATGAACCACGGCGTCATCGAGCAGTTCGGAAGCCCACGCGAAATCTACGACCGCCCGGCGACCATGTTCGTCGCCGACTTCATCGGCTCGCCGCCGATGAACTTTCTGGGCTTCGGCGGCGGGCTCGCCAAGGGCGCGAAGGAGATCGTCGTCCAGGGCGCGAAGGTCGCGGTGCCGGAGGTGCGCGAGGATATCGCGCCCAGCGACATGGCGCTTGGCATAAGGCCCGAACACATCCGCTTCGACGATGCCTCGAAGCTGCGCGGCGCCATCTATGGAACGGAATATCTCGGCACCACGCAGATCGTCGCGGTGGAAACCGCGGACGGTATCATCAAGGCGCGCGTGCCGGCCGAAATCCGGCTCAATGCCGGGGACCATGTCGGCCTGGCCCTGAACAGCGCGCGGCTGTCGCTGTTCGACAAGGGATCGGGCCGCGCGGTGAGAACCGCGGTTCACGACACCGCCTCTCTGGGGAGAGCGCAGCATGGCTGA
- a CDS encoding serine kinase: MTRPSACYGLNGQILGISAERPELWQDFDRMLGILRIEGAVEPGFRLDITEADVLDEAPGGSLVFDGDIPEDGYCRMITEGGITHLVFPGRQTVAINDEGRWAELRVRPGAKAAWTPSMLVLDAALDAGGQHMLHTAGLTLPGHDAVVLIHAPSGTGKTTTSLALATQGFGLCSDDAMILNVASGKPLAWGLPRHVKIHQKTAEMIPQVAPCLGPVWDRNGEQAVSLERLSEIVRIESPVARPVAALLHLARSADSETRLVPMARTDAMVALAMDNVRTGLTGLLPLQKRRLATIGRLVSSVPTFTLEVGAHPADAAALIGATLARQD, from the coding sequence TTGACCAGGCCTTCAGCGTGTTACGGTCTCAACGGTCAAATCCTCGGCATATCGGCCGAACGCCCCGAACTGTGGCAGGATTTCGACAGGATGCTGGGCATCCTGCGCATCGAAGGTGCTGTCGAGCCGGGCTTTCGCCTCGATATCACCGAGGCGGATGTTCTGGACGAGGCACCCGGAGGATCGCTCGTCTTCGACGGCGACATACCCGAAGACGGCTACTGCCGGATGATCACCGAGGGCGGCATCACCCATCTCGTCTTTCCCGGGCGCCAGACCGTTGCCATCAATGATGAGGGACGGTGGGCTGAACTCCGGGTTCGCCCTGGTGCGAAAGCCGCCTGGACGCCGTCGATGCTGGTGCTGGATGCCGCGCTCGACGCCGGCGGCCAGCATATGCTGCACACCGCCGGGCTGACACTGCCGGGGCACGATGCCGTCGTGCTGATCCACGCGCCGAGTGGCACCGGCAAGACGACGACGTCGCTGGCGCTGGCAACGCAAGGCTTTGGCCTTTGCTCCGACGATGCCATGATCCTGAACGTCGCTTCGGGCAAGCCCCTGGCCTGGGGCCTGCCGCGCCACGTCAAGATCCACCAGAAGACCGCCGAAATGATCCCGCAGGTTGCGCCCTGCCTCGGCCCTGTATGGGACAGGAATGGCGAACAGGCCGTCTCGCTGGAGCGGTTGAGCGAAATTGTCCGCATCGAAAGCCCGGTCGCCAGGCCGGTGGCGGCCCTGCTGCATCTGGCGCGGTCCGCAGACAGTGAGACCCGGCTCGTGCCCATGGCCCGGACCGACGCGATGGTGGCGCTGGCGATGGACAATGTCCGCACCGGCTTGACCGGCCTCTTGCCGCTGCAGAAGCGCCGGCTGGCGACGATCGGCAGACTGGTGTCCTCGGTGCCGACATTCACGCTGGAAGTGGGCGCGCACCCGGCCGATGCGGCGGCGCTGATAGGCGCCACATTGGCCAGGCAGGACTGA
- a CDS encoding nucleotidyltransferase family protein — protein MLPSLTCAEERLLLRFADPEAAAVGEELSAKALSALLDNAEFHGVLPIMLRKLQERGDAHLPSDAGLRERLDDLRDKATIATGQSMLLQYHGDRIMKGIAAQGIPARIVKGPVFARKLYRNVSDRPFTDIDILVEPANLARANQVIAACGFVLGSDEAESYQLQEFKWLEKENSSLLVELHGDLVHDTGMRRRLSLGFRKLGIIDGEATDTPAALLTIAIVHAAGGHKFHRLQLCVDVLQGVRALQSSESETRLLDAARVTGIELELAIVLNVTGELFGEAHALELAGRIKPDLSIRLAKRLITTTTLLRVNSREKIGSRLRRDAFRWIQRLAKARPYAA, from the coding sequence ATGCTGCCGTCCCTCACCTGCGCCGAAGAAAGACTGCTGCTGCGTTTCGCCGATCCGGAGGCTGCGGCAGTCGGCGAAGAATTGTCGGCAAAGGCTCTATCAGCGCTGCTGGACAATGCCGAATTCCACGGCGTCCTGCCGATCATGCTGCGCAAATTGCAGGAGCGTGGCGACGCGCATCTGCCGTCGGACGCCGGTTTGCGGGAGAGACTGGACGATCTGCGCGACAAGGCGACGATCGCCACCGGCCAGTCGATGCTGCTGCAATATCATGGCGACCGCATCATGAAGGGGATAGCGGCGCAAGGCATTCCGGCGCGGATCGTCAAGGGACCGGTCTTCGCGCGAAAGCTCTACCGCAACGTTTCCGACCGGCCGTTCACCGACATCGACATCCTGGTCGAGCCCGCCAACCTTGCACGGGCAAACCAGGTGATCGCGGCATGCGGCTTCGTGCTCGGTAGCGACGAGGCCGAATCCTACCAGCTGCAGGAATTCAAATGGCTGGAAAAGGAGAATTCCAGCCTGCTGGTCGAACTGCATGGCGACCTAGTGCATGACACCGGGATGCGGCGGCGCCTGTCGCTGGGGTTCCGCAAACTGGGCATCATCGACGGCGAAGCGACGGACACGCCGGCGGCGCTTCTGACGATCGCCATCGTGCACGCCGCCGGCGGCCACAAGTTCCATCGCCTGCAGCTTTGCGTCGACGTGCTGCAAGGGGTGCGGGCGCTACAATCGTCGGAATCAGAAACCCGCCTGCTCGACGCCGCCCGCGTGACAGGCATCGAGCTCGAATTGGCGATCGTGCTCAACGTGACCGGCGAGCTGTTCGGCGAGGCCCACGCGCTCGAGCTCGCCGGCCGGATCAAACCAGACCTTTCGATACGGCTCGCCAAGCGGTTGATCACGACAACCACGCTGCTCCGGGTCAATTCCCGCGAGAAGATCGGCTCGCGCCTGCGCCGCGATGCCTTCCGCTGGATACAGCGTCTGGCCAAGGCCAGGCCGTACGCCGCCTGA
- a CDS encoding ABC transporter ATP-binding protein, which translates to MADVHIKNVTKSFGEHVAVNGLDLHISDGEFVVLLGPTGAGKTTTLRLIAGLERPDSGTIEIGGHNATTLSPAERDTAFVFQQYSLYPHLSVYDNLAFPLRSPARKIPEDQIRRRVEEVAKMVRIHHKLANRSTKLSGGEMQRVAIGRALVRKPAIYLMDEPLSSLDAKLRADLRLELKRIQSELGATMLYVTHDQIEAMTMADRIGILADGVLVQIGSPRTIYSEPANLHVAARLGQPAINLLPTGLLPDGGAPAGTRTIGARTEHLTIEKAMNGHADGVVDWVEHLGDQNHLHVTVGPKKLVTLTDPDTDLAQGDKVVIRYRSPLYFGADGQRLM; encoded by the coding sequence ATGGCTGACGTGCACATCAAGAACGTGACCAAGAGCTTTGGCGAGCATGTCGCCGTCAACGGTCTCGACCTGCACATATCAGACGGCGAGTTCGTCGTGCTGCTCGGGCCGACCGGCGCCGGCAAGACAACGACGCTGCGGCTGATCGCAGGGCTGGAACGGCCGGACAGCGGCACGATCGAGATCGGCGGCCATAATGCGACGACGCTGTCGCCGGCCGAGCGCGACACCGCCTTCGTCTTCCAGCAATACTCGCTCTATCCGCATCTGTCGGTCTACGACAATCTTGCCTTCCCGCTGCGCTCGCCGGCCCGGAAAATACCGGAGGACCAGATCCGCCGACGGGTCGAGGAAGTGGCGAAGATGGTGCGCATCCATCACAAGCTCGCCAACCGCTCGACCAAGCTTTCCGGCGGCGAAATGCAGCGCGTCGCCATCGGCCGGGCGCTGGTGCGCAAGCCGGCCATCTATCTGATGGACGAGCCGCTGTCGTCGCTCGACGCCAAGCTGCGGGCGGACTTGCGGCTCGAATTGAAGCGCATCCAGTCCGAACTCGGCGCCACCATGCTCTATGTCACGCATGATCAGATCGAGGCGATGACTATGGCCGACCGCATCGGCATCCTGGCCGACGGCGTGCTGGTGCAGATCGGCTCACCGCGAACCATCTATTCGGAGCCGGCAAACCTGCATGTCGCGGCAAGGCTCGGCCAGCCGGCGATCAATCTTCTGCCGACCGGCCTGCTGCCCGATGGCGGCGCGCCGGCCGGCACCAGGACGATCGGCGCGCGCACCGAACATCTGACGATCGAGAAAGCGATGAACGGCCATGCCGACGGTGTCGTCGACTGGGTCGAGCATCTCGGCGACCAGAACCATCTGCATGTGACGGTAGGGCCGAAGAAACTGGTGACGCTGACCGACCCCGACACCGATCTGGCGCAGGGCGACAAAGTGGTGATCCGCTACCGTTCGCCACTCTATTTCGGCGCCGATGGACAAAGATTGATGTGA
- the dhaK gene encoding dihydroxyacetone kinase subunit DhaK → MKKFMNAVDTVLTESLDGFVAAHADILVLGEEHKFVRRRTLRPGKVALISGGGSGHEPLHGGFVGHGMLDAACPGQVFTSPTPDQMLAAAQAVDTGAGCLFIVKNYEGDVMNFDMAAEMSDGVLQVVTNDDVAVENSSYTTGRRGVAGTLVVEKIVGAAAEHGLALPVLKTLGERANAATRSMGVALTSGTVPAAGKPTFDIGDGEMEFGVGIHGEPGRRRDTLKSADAIAEEICTAILGDLGDRAKGPALLFVNGFGGTPLMELYLMYNSARKIFDKRGVTVTRSLVGSYVTSLDMAGCSITLTMLDDEMTGWWDAPVHTATLRWGM, encoded by the coding sequence ATGAAGAAATTTATGAACGCGGTGGACACGGTGCTGACCGAGAGCCTTGACGGTTTTGTCGCCGCCCATGCCGATATCCTCGTGCTTGGCGAGGAGCACAAATTCGTCCGCCGCAGGACCTTGCGACCGGGCAAGGTGGCGCTGATCTCGGGTGGCGGCTCCGGCCACGAGCCGCTGCATGGCGGCTTTGTCGGCCACGGCATGCTGGATGCCGCCTGCCCCGGCCAGGTGTTCACCTCACCGACGCCGGACCAGATGCTGGCGGCGGCGCAGGCCGTCGACACCGGCGCCGGCTGCCTGTTCATCGTCAAGAATTACGAGGGCGATGTGATGAATTTCGACATGGCGGCGGAAATGTCCGATGGCGTCCTGCAGGTGGTGACCAATGACGATGTCGCCGTCGAGAATTCGTCCTATACGACCGGCCGGCGCGGCGTCGCCGGCACGCTGGTGGTGGAAAAGATCGTCGGCGCGGCGGCTGAGCATGGCCTGGCACTGCCGGTGCTGAAGACGCTGGGCGAACGCGCCAACGCCGCGACCCGCTCGATGGGTGTGGCACTGACCAGTGGCACCGTGCCTGCCGCCGGCAAACCGACCTTCGACATCGGCGACGGCGAGATGGAATTCGGTGTCGGCATCCATGGCGAGCCCGGCCGCCGCCGCGACACGTTGAAGAGTGCCGATGCGATCGCGGAAGAGATATGTACCGCCATCCTGGGCGATCTCGGCGACAGAGCGAAAGGCCCGGCGCTGCTGTTCGTCAACGGCTTCGGCGGCACGCCGCTGATGGAGCTCTATTTGATGTACAACAGCGCGCGCAAAATTTTCGACAAGCGCGGCGTGACGGTAACCCGCTCGCTGGTCGGCAGCTATGTCACCTCGCTCGACATGGCCGGCTGCTCTATCACGCTGACCATGCTCGATGACGAAATGACCGGTTGGTGGGACGCGCCTGTCCACACGGCGACCTTGCGCTGGGGCATGTGA
- the ptsP gene encoding phosphoenolpyruvate--protein phosphotransferase, with protein MRIEGVPASAGYAEGPLFDLDRPPAVYAGKATAAEEKTALEAAIGKAVSRLTAMVEAADSDAAGILEFHIAMLEDDALSGPAFASIASGRTADVAWRQALDAEIGGYEASDQDYFRARATDLRDIRDQVLRALTEDGGSTAPSGAILCGEDMAPTRFLETDWRHGGGIALKAGSTASHVAMLARSRGVPMVVGLREPPASLAGMALLDAEHGSIVLAPSPAEIGAFRQSSSSFAARQGMAQRFLARPAVTKAGTAVRVQVNIADPSDVDAIDIAMCDGVGLMRTEFLFGKTLPDEETQYRAYRKVLEWAGDKPVTIRTVDAGGDKPVPGFTVEEGNPFLGLRGIRLSLARLDIFRVQIRALLRAAPHGNLRVMFPMIAVAEEYERAAALFAEEQAVLAARGVAHKMPPLGIMVEVPSVAIAPEAFAGVAFFSIGSNDLTQYVMAAARDNAAVAHLNSVRHPAVLRLIGSVTAFGRENGIPVSLCGDAGGDPASIPSLLEAGLRDLSVAPAQLAMAKAAISDVSV; from the coding sequence ATGCGGATTGAGGGTGTTCCGGCCTCGGCCGGCTATGCCGAGGGGCCGCTGTTCGACCTCGACCGCCCGCCGGCCGTCTACGCAGGCAAGGCCACAGCTGCTGAAGAGAAGACGGCGCTGGAAGCCGCGATCGGCAAGGCGGTGAGCCGGCTTACCGCAATGGTGGAAGCCGCCGACAGCGACGCCGCCGGCATACTCGAATTCCACATCGCCATGCTGGAGGACGACGCGCTGAGCGGCCCGGCCTTCGCATCCATCGCTTCCGGGCGGACCGCCGACGTGGCCTGGCGGCAGGCGCTCGATGCCGAGATCGGCGGCTATGAGGCCTCCGACCAGGACTATTTCCGCGCCCGCGCCACGGATTTGCGCGATATCAGGGACCAGGTGCTGCGCGCCCTGACCGAGGACGGTGGCAGCACAGCGCCGTCCGGTGCAATCCTGTGTGGCGAGGACATGGCGCCGACGCGCTTTCTCGAAACCGACTGGAGGCATGGCGGCGGCATCGCACTAAAGGCGGGCAGCACGGCCAGCCACGTCGCCATGTTGGCGCGCTCGCGTGGCGTGCCGATGGTCGTCGGTCTGCGCGAACCGCCTGCCAGTCTTGCGGGCATGGCGCTGCTCGACGCCGAGCACGGCAGCATCGTTCTGGCACCCTCGCCGGCAGAGATCGGGGCGTTCCGGCAGTCATCCTCTTCCTTCGCGGCCCGCCAAGGCATGGCGCAGCGTTTTCTGGCGCGGCCGGCGGTGACCAAGGCCGGCACTGCGGTGCGCGTGCAGGTCAACATCGCCGACCCCTCCGATGTCGACGCCATCGACATCGCGATGTGCGACGGTGTCGGCCTGATGCGCACCGAATTCCTGTTCGGCAAGACTTTGCCGGATGAGGAGACGCAATATCGCGCCTATCGCAAGGTGCTGGAATGGGCCGGCGACAAGCCGGTGACGATCCGCACCGTCGATGCCGGCGGCGACAAGCCGGTGCCGGGCTTCACCGTCGAGGAAGGCAATCCGTTCCTCGGGCTGCGCGGGATCAGGCTGTCGCTGGCGCGGCTCGACATTTTTCGCGTCCAGATCAGGGCGTTGCTGCGCGCCGCGCCACACGGCAATCTCAGGGTCATGTTTCCGATGATCGCCGTGGCCGAGGAGTATGAACGCGCAGCCGCTTTGTTCGCCGAGGAACAGGCAGTTCTTGCCGCGCGCGGTGTTGCCCACAAGATGCCGCCGCTGGGCATCATGGTCGAGGTGCCTTCAGTGGCCATCGCGCCGGAGGCATTCGCCGGCGTCGCCTTCTTCTCGATCGGCTCCAACGACCTGACGCAATATGTGATGGCTGCGGCGCGCGACAATGCCGCGGTCGCGCATCTCAATTCGGTCCGCCATCCGGCGGTGCTGCGGCTGATCGGCTCGGTCACGGCTTTTGGACGGGAAAACGGCATTCCCGTCAGCCTGTGCGGTGATGCCGGCGGTGATCCCGCGTCGATCCCGTCGCTGCTCGAAGCCGGCTTGCGCGATCTTTCCGTCGCGCCGGCGCAACTCGCCATGGCCAAGGCGGCCATTTCAGATGTTTCGGTCTAG
- a CDS encoding HPr family phosphocarrier protein: MSAAAEATVLITHDVGLHARPSVKFTKLAKTFAADVEIALAANGPWFDAKSIVKVMAAKAPKGTVLHIRASGNGADDAVRALIDLVQRDFDEDAGHVRSA, translated from the coding sequence ATGTCCGCAGCCGCCGAAGCGACCGTCCTGATCACCCACGATGTGGGCCTGCATGCGCGTCCGTCGGTGAAGTTCACCAAGCTGGCCAAGACGTTTGCCGCCGACGTGGAAATCGCGCTTGCCGCCAACGGGCCTTGGTTCGACGCCAAGAGCATCGTCAAGGTGATGGCGGCCAAGGCGCCGAAGGGTACGGTGCTGCACATCAGGGCCAGCGGCAACGGCGCCGATGACGCCGTGCGCGCGCTGATCGACCTGGTGCAGCGCGATTTCGACGAGGACGCCGGTCATGTCCGCTCGGCGTGA